In the genome of Populus nigra chromosome 19, ddPopNigr1.1, whole genome shotgun sequence, the window tagatatggttcttatttttgtattgctatttattttatttaaaataatttatgatttttttagtttttattatctGATAGTTTTGGTCTATATACTTTAGAGTTTAGATTGCTATTTCTATCATACActtaaaagtgttttccaactcattttttatgatactattaaatatcaaaaaataatttatttttaatgaattcacattttataaaaactacttTACTTTCTAGCAAATAAACATGACCTTAGATAAGGATGCCAAAGAAGAAATCCGGGGAACAAGTAAGAGAAATTAAGACTATTAGACTAGTATAACATCATCAAAGGGTTATAACTTATACATACACCATACACACATATTtccatttatattattattttccttgAGGCTATAAGAcacatattatattttcattgttgttttatttaattgttagcATCTTTTAGGATATGTTAGTTCTATTTGATTAGGAGATAGATTAATTAGAATATTCAATACTATTGGGATTCTATTTGtattatgttatgtttttttatttaaatcatagtttttttttaatttttctattaaaatattttgtaatggtcgtttgataagaatatttgataaataaaaagtcaaaatttTGCAATGTTTCTCTATAGTTATGGTATTTTTGGTACCTGAGGGTCTTTGTTCATTACAAATCATCAATTGGTATTAATAAAGTATATTAAACTATTTGATAGACAAAGATGTTGACAATATCATCTCACCCTATGAAATAGGAGCTGAGGCCATCTAGAACATCATTAGGACTCAGGATACCGAACAAAAAGCCTTGTCATAGAAGTTGGATCGAATAGAGCATTCTGTAACAGACATAACAGAATGACTATATCAACTATTGCCAGGGGAAgatgcataaaaaaaactatgatatgGAGAAGAACATGCTCTTAAATATACATCAGAATGGACCAAGCACCATATATTTTCTTGCGTTCCATATAAACAACCATAACCTGTTTATATGGTGGAGTTTGACGAGGGTGAAATTGAGAGAGGTTATAGGAGTTTTGTTGATTGCGATATAACCACGTTTAAAAGATGTTCTTGTGGGatgaatgaattttatttaaaggttaattttgtaaatttaaatgGAAATATGAGTATCGAGGAATTGATGAATAGACTTACTGATTGTAATAGAGTGGtgaaatatttaagattatATGACAAGAACACGAGGCAATTGGTAGAGATTTGATTGAAGAGGATAATTTTCTCGTGATGGAAACACGTTCAAGatattttgttagaaaaagaTAAGATGGATGCTCAAAGTTGGTTTCATATGAGATAATTATGaagagatatatattttttcccttaGACCATGAGAATAAAAAAGCTTGATCCCATATCATCTTATGAGGAACTGGTCGATGCAGTCAATGATCCCATAATAGTTCACTTAAAGCCAAAATCAATTATTGAGAAGATGAAGCTTTAATTAATGCATAACATAACTCAAAAGTTCACCTAGGGAGCAACTCCTTGCTAAAagagatgaaaaataaagaattttagtAATGAAAGATACAAACTACAAAACATCAATGATGATAAAGAATTTTTAGTTAATAGATCGAAGATATGCTACTTTATAAATAGACTAGCCATAAtgcaatatttgaaaaataattttttaaaacaaaagagtTCAAATTCTATTAGTTAATTCAAGGATGATTTTTTTGCAAGTAGAGGGGATCGACATATGACACAAATCCCATCATTTAAGgctaaattattttcattgtaaTAGTTATTtgattagtaatttttttttaggatttgttaGTTTTGTTTAAGTATAAAAAAGATTTACTAGGATATTCAATATTCTTagtattctatttttttttttatgttttcctaTGTATAATAgggttttataattttcctaTTTAAAAGGTTGCAATGgccttccaaaaaaatatatattttatgatgtatttataattgccaacatatatatatatatatatatatatatatatatatatatatatatatgtgtgtgtgtgtgtgtgtgtgtgtgcgcgcgcgcgggCAATTTAAGAAAGTGcaacatttataaaaaagatttactAGGATATTCAATATTCTTagtattctattttttttttatgttttcctaTGTATAATAgggttttataattttcctaTTTAAAAGGTTGCAATGgccttccaaaaaaatatatattttatgatgtatttataattgccaacatatatatatatatatatatatatatatatatgtgtgtgtgtgtgtgtgtgtgtgcgcgcgcgcgcgcgctcGGGCAATTTAAGAAAGTGCaacatttataaataatctCATCGAAAGTTAGTGAATGTTGTTGATTcattactagaaaattgataaatagaaatggaaatattgaagaaatattttCACCGATAAATTTTtgagggattttaccgacgaaaatattccctcggtatataccgagggaattactgtggaaaaaaaattaaaacaaagcaaaaaaaaaagacgacgtgtcatttttactaacggaattaccgacggaatttattCCGTCTGTAATGCTGTTGGTAAATCCATTGGTAAATTCATTGGTAAACTGTGAATActattcatcatgtcaattacaaagggaatcatcGACGAAAATTTCCGttggtattttccagagagctccatAACTATTTACTGTCCAATTGcattgttaattgttgttctttacggacaaaatcaccgacggattgaaaagtcttcggtgttatttggtggttttctgaaaaaattcaattaatttaaaattttcatttaaatattacagacggaatcaccgacggattgaaaaatcgtcGGTAGTTGTTGGCGGTTTCTAAAAACtttttacaaaattgaaaatttaaattaaatattaccgatggaattaccgacagaataattaaaaaatattaatattcaattatccgtTGGTAAATCCATCGCTAACACGCCCCAATAAAAAGTCTCGATTCCCTTATTTCACAAAAGACAGactcatttcttataatttttcttctacttcttcttcttcttcttcttctacttcttcttcttccttttcttcttcactatatgtaaaaaacataaatatctatttgtttctttttttttctctcctcttctccttctcttttcctccatgtttgggtatgtcttcttcttctttcttcttttatcctcttagtttttttttttaattaatagctTTAAGAAATGTTttctctctccttagcttcacttgcaactacattaaggtaatatttttcttttttcttcttttttcatgatttttttcactatatttgtttttttattttatttttaattgtttttgttcttaataattgtataaattttgttgtgagattttttttttcatatgagactaatttttagttgatttatttatagggagttttaaaaattttagcaattgcaacttcatttttttcatatgaaattttttagttgaatttaattttttcattttatttatttgttgcaaatttgtttgagttgattttcttatttttttttccaagcattttgagtatataatatacaatgttgatttatgttaatttaattattttataattttataaaataaattgtttttaatgtttttatataattaccgACGCGTCtgttccgtcggtaaaaccgtCAGTAATtctattaccaacggatttaccgacggataaaacATTACCGACGAACGATTCACCGACAGATCATTTCCGTCattgattccgtcggtaatataattaccgatggaatatatGTCTTTCACTGacggaaaattccgtcggtaaaactattaaatcttgtaatgattatattattatcaaaaatCAATCATAATATATAGTATTGAACTGATACATGGATTCTTCAATACTTAAATAACAAAAGACCCAAGACACGCATTAAACATAATCTAAAtgcatttattataattaatctaTTGCTGgattaggataaaaaaagagagagagaataagatCAAATAAATGATATAGATTATAGATATTaagcaagtgttttttttatatgatgctGTTTTTAAGTGTTCACAATAAATTCCAGAACTATAAAGAAAAGAGATGATTGATTTGGATCATTAAATGGCTCTTAACAAGTATATCTGCTAGCCAGaccatttttaaataaatactatgattctttctatttttagtCGTGAgaacctttttttattgatttatttttatttttatttttttatatgaacaagattttctattttctattttattttatgccatcatggcttgatttttttttctttttgaatctgATTCGTGGGTAAATGGATTAGATTCAAGAGATTAGAtcctttaaataaaagttttgagattttattttgttatgtaaAGCAATTGACATTCATTGACAATGCTGAACGgttaaaaactttaataaatggAATCTGATAGGGCGACTTGTTCTTCTATTGATCCATCCAGCAAAAGAACGCTTGCACGTACGAgctagtgatttttttttaaaaggaatctCTAACTAGGAGAGTCTATTTACCTTCGGTGAAAGGACTTGGTCTTGCTCGGAAGGCCATGTATGATTTACTAACGTTGTGAAGagttttgttgttcaattttctTACAATAAAGACAAAGAGAGTAATTGGTTTTATAtcagtttaatattaataaaatcgccgcttctctctctaaaatgcACAAGCAcaataataagaatatatttaaataaatagcaCTGTACATTAAGAGTGTTTAACAAGAGCATTAGTCACCTGGAAAAAACACAATTTGCCATAGCGATTGAAATGTGCAGGGACGCAACCGTGCAGGCAAGAAAGAGGAGGCAGAAGCAGTGTTTTGGGAGGgtaattaacatgttaaaaagCAGTTTTATCAGAATCAGTGAGTAGCGACCCCATTGACTTGATTGGCAGAggctaattaattattaaggaGTAGCAGATGTGTAGAGAAGAAGTTGTGGATATCAAATCGAAGCAAAAATTTCCATTTTTAGGCAGAGAAAACAAAACAGTATACAGAATCCTATGCAGTAGTAGTGTTCACTCCACCATCACCAAATTTTTGTTTGACCTTAAGAAGACCCCCATTAATCCACCACTACCTTTCGACCACCAAATCAACTCACCTTACTGCACCCGTGGTTACCACGCGCTCTGCTCTTAGTTTAGACCCCCTCACTTTGCTGTGTGGACGCACCTGATAAGCACGTgaatgttttttctatataacaCAGTAATTTGTATATAAGAATTGGAAATTTGGAATAGAGGGGGAAAGAAAGAAGGGAGAGTGGAGGGAGGGGCCGCCGTGGTGAATAGTAAACATTGTCTTGTCCACCAGGGGCCACCATGTGAATAAAATCATCTTGACGACCACCATAACCCTCTCTGCCtatctcgtttttttttttgtttttttttctcttgctcttgcttatgtttctctctctctctctcaggaAGTAAGAAGAGTcctattcattcattcattcatctCTTTTCACGTCCCATCAACTAAACaaacacactctctctctctctctctctcgcgtCTTTCTTCTTCCTGAAAACCCTCTCCTTCTCACCAATAAAGAAACTCATAACACGATCTCTTTCCCCTGAAAAGATCTTCACAAACTCATACAAAAACCAGAGCTCAGCGGCGCcatctttcttttctatcacAAGAAACGTAACAGCTACTTGTGCTGATATCACTACTGCACTCTTATTGGTCCGAAAAGCTTTCAAGGTTACTTGGTCAAGAAATTGGCAAAAATTAATCCACCCCAATCATCACTCTCATGGACTCAACATCTGGAGTAGCTTCTGCACCCGACCCGAATAGTGGAGAACCGGGTCCATCAGCGGGATCATCTTCAGCATCAGCATCACTGCCACAACAACAGCAACTAGAGGGATCATCGCCGCCAGCACCACCAAGTAGATACGAGTCGCAGAAGAGGAGAGACTGGAACACTTTCTTACAGTACTTAAAGAACCACAAGCCACCATTAACTCTAGCTCGTTGCAGTGGTGCACATGTGATCGAGTTCTTGAAATACTTGGATCAATTTGGTAAGACCAAAGTCCACATAACGGGCTGTCCATATTTTGGGCACCCGAACCCGCCAGCACCTTGCTCTTGTCCACTTAAGCAGGCCTGGGGTAGTCTTGATGCGCTAATCGGACGGCTTAGAGCTGCTTATGAAGAAAACGGTGGACGGCCAGAATCGAACCCTTTTGGGGCTAGAGCTGTCAGGATTTACTTGAGGGAAGTTCGAGAAGGTCAAGCTAAAGCTAGAGGGATTCCCTACGAGAAGAAGAAGCGAAAAAGGTCTAATGTTGCTGTTGCTGCGGTGAATGTGTCGGTGGAGGCAGCTGGTGGTGGCTCTACTAGTGGTGGCGGAGGGGGGAGTGGTGATGCTGATAGtagtgctgctgctgctgctgctgctacaaCAACCGTATagtgtttaaatttttgttaattttaatctcCTGTCTTAATTGTGATTATTAAGAGATATATGTGATCTCTGTCGATTCACTTTATAATCGGATCGAACCATTGAACAAAATTTAACTAGAAatctagtttaaaaaaaatcatatccccagcttcttcttcttcaatggtAACTATAGTAGTCTGTCTCTTCTTTGTAGTACCCGTGATATTATTACTAAGAGACTGAtcaataattcaattatttgaaaatttgcTAGAACATAGGAAGATGGGGTAGTTGAGAAGTATAAATCTTTAGCGTGACTgtgtttattctttttcttggctttattattgttattattattattaaagaaaaagtagAGTTCGGCAAGAATGAAGAGGAGGCCTAAAacccttgtttttcttgaactAAACCTAGTTTAACTCTCTTGGATCATCTACTCTTATATTATGCAATCTAGGAAACTGACCTAGATGCCTTAATTACTACTGCGATATTCTGTTTCTGTTTCAGGTTCTTTCTTGTTTTGACCTGTTAAAACTCCACTATATGTAAAGAATTTACTGCGAGAAAGAATTCCATAGAATCTTGTTTGCTTATTAAGATCATTATTCTCTCGCCTCCCTCCCTCTGCGTACTAAATATCACAGCACAGTTGTTGATAAGATTGACCATTATATCACCTGAACAATATGATGACTGCACTGATTTCTATAGGTTATTAATTAGTATAATTCTTCGatcctctcttctttctttgttttctttcctagCACTGTTTTCTTGTGATTGGTTTCTAGCTAGCATCAAAGTTCAAACTACTCGAATTTTGGGAGGCTGCAGGCATGTTGGCAAGAAGGGCAacattaatttttaccaaatctTAATTCCCTAGCAACTAATGTGGCTTCATGGTCCCGGCTTTTCTTGATCGTCTGGGCTCCCCACCATGGGCAAATACACACACGTGCATCACTGATTTACACATTTTGCACTTACAGTTTCTGGTGCTACCTTTATACTACACCATCTAACtatccatcttgatcttagatttgttcttcttttatttttattttttctcaattgatttttaagaTCTTGGGTTATGAGATTCAGGATGGTATTCATTTTGATCCTTCTCTCTGGTCCCTATGAAAACAACATCTCTTCCCTGAGATAACAAcaaatataggaaaaaaaaaacagagataatAGGGTGTACAAGCATCGATGAAATGGAATAAAATAATCTTTGTGATTGCtgctcttattttattttgctaacCACCACCCAAGTGTGAAAATGACCAGTAGCCAACCTTTAGTTTCCATTCTATTGATATATCATTGATGCATATCTTACTATATAGCATATGGtattctatatattttgttaattattagcaCAGACCCACCAGTCACTCCCATACAAATACCatttctatatttcaattcagACCCATATCCAATTAAAATGATGCAACACTTGGTGATGATCTCAAATTCTTAAATAacttggtgttttttttcctgtactATTCTTCCTGTcctggttttctttttcttttcaatcttaaaataatattcccGATCATTTTTCATATAGCAGCAACTTTCCTCGCCTCTCTTTCTGTCGTTTTGTAgaatcaaatcattttgattactgtgctttattttttccttcgTTTGAGCTGTAACTTTAACCATATCAAAGTCCTGAAGAagtcaaaaggaaataaaaaatgatagattCGTCCCTTCTAGTTTACTTTTGAGAGATCgctgctgcttcttcttctagGTCTCATCCATTATTCCTGTCaggaaaaataagcaaaataaaTCGATGGATAGGTAACACCCGTATATATTCCATAGCTACAGTGGATTTCCGGGGACGAAGTTCAAAGAAAGTTTAACTCATTAATGCTGTTCTCCTTGCGTAGAAAATGTTATATTCTTTAAAATGCAACGAAACTGACTGACGCTAATCACTCTATGCGGTCATCTTTGGATCTAATTACAAGGTTTCGTACGGAGGTGGGTTCTGGCCTGATGGGCAAGTTATGTACAAAAAAGACCaaaatgtgaagaaaaaaaaagtgaaaaaaattgaaaacggAGAGAGGGAGGCCTGCCCACAGAGATACTGATCaaattttagtttctttgtCGTTACGTTAGCATTCATGGTTGTCGTTTGGGCCGAAGGTACTTCATTTAAGAAAGAGTGATAGATGAGTGGGGGAGGTGCGGGATTGGTTGGGGGTGCTAAACCACACCTTGTAGCGACAAGTCTTGTCTCACACCACAGCCGGTGTAATTATTGACGTGTGGGTTGATGTGAGGAatatattattacttttatattGGGAAAGCAAAAGAGGCACCACATGCCCTGTGTTCATAGGCCCAAAAATAAACGGACAAAGCAGTCACCCCTGAGGCGAAGCACCATGAATTTACAGCCAACATCAATGGTTGCTCTAACATTTAGGTCATGCGAGTGGTTCTTCCGAGCCCGTTTTCCAAAGGGTCGAAACCTTCCTTCATGCCCTCCTAACATGGCAGATGATCATCATCCCATAAATGTGGTCAGTCTTCAGGTGAAAATGGGATTGCTTTTTTTACAGTTTCCGTGATACAGTCTCAGGGTCTGTGTTTAAAGACAACATCTACAATTTCCTTTCCAGTTAAAAGCTTGTCTAGTCCCCAAATATAGTGCAATGACGTGATGGGATATTACTGCAGTATAGCTGAGGGAAATCGATTGAGTGGTGTGCCCATTGATGCACCTGGGGAATTTGTTCGGGAATGGGTGGTTGAACGATCCTAGAAAAGGGAATGAGCAATTTCTAACTGCTGGTGGCCCATTGTAGCGCATACGGGCTCTTGCAGGCAGCGTTTCAATTCAAACATATAGTTAGCCATTAGTGTTCATTGGTGGTAagagtttgaaattaaatttttttttatttttcagttatgtaattattaatattgatagttattaaaagtttatcttctgttaattttagaattcataaaaattagtcgaggtgtgtcCAAATTTCCCCAAATATTCTATGtgaatcaaaaagaaaaaaaaagtagcgtTTCAATTTTCATGTTAAGAATAATTTAGTAGATagattgtttttctcttcttttctaagTAAGGAATTTCCCTTTGATCTCCTGTATTTATTATACATGTCACGGACTGACCAATTAATGTGTGTGGTTGAATggtcaaaaaaagaagatgagtaGGTGCACAAAAAGCTACATGTGAGTTACCATCAATAAATGTTTCGTGCACTTGAGAATTTACCATGAGAGAGCAATGCATCTAAAATATTGTATGGCCACGAGCAGCTCTATTTTTCTCTTCCCCCCCATGGCATGCAGCTTGAAGGGCAGGTGCATGAGAATCGCTGTGGATGctgaattgaaattaataagTTTCAGCTTTGGTGAGACTATCAATTCCCTTGGCAATTTTGCAGCCAGCTCGAGCTGTGAAGCTTTATTCATTATTTTCCAATTAGGGCACGTGATTAGGAGATGATGCAGCAGCACTTGGATTGGAGAGTGGCACGGTTACTTAGGAATGATCTTGGCTCGTGGTCGTGCTTCAAGACAATTAAAATGGGCCTCACTAGCTGCAGCCCTTTTCTCTTAAACAAAAGACACGTGTCATTTATCTGCCTAACAAATTCTAGGCGGAATCAATGCAGGTTCTTAGTTTGGCTACCGAGAGCACAGGCTCCCAAATTACTAGGCCAAACAGTGCTTAAGACAGCTGAATGATCGGCCCCGTGTCACCGTAGAATTTGCTTGCAAATCAATTTATCTATGCTGGTGTTttcctttcttgtctttttccTGGTAGGAAGACGTCATGCCATACCGTCCCATTTCATTCCAAACTGGTCTACGGTACTCcatcattttcaaaaataaaaacttttttttgaaaagaattcaaaattctataatgcaattttttatatcataaacaCAGTGTGAACGTCCTCACAAGtgtgtaaaattttaaaaaaatacatgctaatataataaaatctaaataaaattctCAACGCAGCGGAACGATGGCAGCTTAAAAAAGCTCTAGAAATgctctattatatatatatatatatatataatagtttgGGAACTTCTTGCGGGTGTTGTTAGCACTTAGCCACACCGCACCTCTAAAACAACTACTCTGGAATAAAATAAGATGAGCTATTATCACAATAATTGGTGACGTCTCGTTCTAGAAGATAAATTAAACATATGGTATTACGTACACTCTCACTCCTTTAACTTATtacctcatatttcatttaatatatttaatctctGAACTTATGCACAGTGCAACTActtctatttaattaattaattaattaaaaaaatgtacgTCTAATCTAAGCgtagaaaatgaaaaaccaCAGATCACAGACCACCATTATAATACGTCTAGCAAGCAACAGGATAATCAAACAGACAAGAACGTTGTTTAcgtttgaaaacaaaaaaacaaagacagcGTCGTTTAATTTCTTCTCCTTGTTTTCcgtattaaataaataaataaattgatgaagaagaaatatataattGGTGCGTGTTGAAGGATGACGGCTGTCAAGATAATGTTGTAACATACACGGCGTTAAGAAAGATAACGTGATCTCGCATCGTATCCACAGAGAATTTGCCTCACGCTTTGCTTTCATTGGCCTTGTTGCCCTCTCATTCCATTTTCTTAGTGGGGGTTGTCGCTTAATTGCCTTGATGCCCATTTACTTGCTGGAATTATAACCTACAAGcatgtttttatatgtattaCTTAATAAGGGTTTATGCGCGTGTATATACTAAGCGTTAGTGCTAGAAAACGACATAAAAAATTGAcgtaatgattaaaaaaatatgttaaaactATCCTATGACGACTAAACATTGAGCCATGATATAGaatataaacttaattaattattagatgGTTTATAAATGAATGTATTTGAGTGATCCAATTAATGTTCTTAAATTTGGCAGATAAGAGAGGACAACATGACTTCTGAGgatgaaagaaaatatatactAGCATTGAAGCGCAATTATGTAATTAAAGCATGGGTTTGTGTGTTTATTATATATGTGATTAATTTAGATGTAGGATACAAGCTTCTTGATTTCTTAATCTTTagctataaataaatattttcgtGTCTGCTGGGTGAGCAGGGTTACATGCTTTTGGGTTCAAAATTGATCCAATATGAACAGGTTTGCGTATTTCTGGGTTACATATCTGGCGGCATAATTAAGCAATACCCCTCgaccaaattaaaagatatcagttaatatatatttcttgacaATAAACATGTTAAATTCTTGCTGAGAATCTCGATAAACAAGCTATTACATTAGTAGATCACATGTAATTTTTgtacgataaaaaaaaagaaaaaggaaaggacgTCTAATTAGGACTGGCGAGTTGTCCACGAGGTAGTTCTAGTTCTGTTCAGTAAAAATCTCCAATGAAAGACCAGCATTTGTACAAGCTCCGAGCAATGTaacccttttgatttttttatttttttaccgtGAACTCTTTAAATCCGGAAATAAACTAGGGTTTTTCGCTAGCTAGAGAGGAAGAAACAGTCGGTGGCACCCGGAATTGGAGGGACAGTGGGTTTTTGGTAAAACCAAAAACAGGGCCAGAGGAGAAGAGTAGTGTCACTGtatggtgtgttttttttttttttgaaatgtcaCAGCATGGTGGGTCCTGCATAGTTTGACAAACTGTAGTTTTGGTCGCCGACATGATATCTGGATCGTAAAATTTACTGACAAACGGTGCGTGATGGCCCTTCTTCTCCTCTCACTTTTGCACTGCAACCCCTAATCCTAAAGAACATGAACCCACACCCATCTATCATTCTCCTTCCTTTGAAAttgccttttgttttgctttgctgTAACCCTGTTCGAGACCAGAGAGAGTAGGATACAGATGTGAAGATGCATGGGACGACGGGAGGACATGAGAATCCTAGTATTAATATTGGCTTGGGATGTCTGACTTTTGTGTGCTAACGGACAAATTTACTGGACAGAGACCCCTGGCTCCACCGTTATTATTATTTGGTCATTCGCCATTTTCAAAAACCATGAGAAAATTGATGTGCCTGagtcatttaattatattgtttctgATCACAAGATTATCATGATATCACGTAATCGACAGCGCATATTCATGGGTTTCGATGAACA includes:
- the LOC133679649 gene encoding protein LIGHT-DEPENDENT SHORT HYPOCOTYLS 5; the encoded protein is MDSTSGVASAPDPNSGEPGPSAGSSSASASLPQQQQLEGSSPPAPPSRYESQKRRDWNTFLQYLKNHKPPLTLARCSGAHVIEFLKYLDQFGKTKVHITGCPYFGHPNPPAPCSCPLKQAWGSLDALIGRLRAAYEENGGRPESNPFGARAVRIYLREVREGQAKARGIPYEKKKRKRSNVAVAAVNVSVEAAGGGSTSGGGGGSGDADSSAAAAAAATTTV